A genome region from Paralichthys olivaceus isolate ysfri-2021 chromosome 6, ASM2471397v2, whole genome shotgun sequence includes the following:
- the wfdc2 gene encoding LOW QUALITY PROTEIN: WAP four-disulfide core domain protein 3 (The sequence of the model RefSeq protein was modified relative to this genomic sequence to represent the inferred CDS: inserted 2 bases in 1 codon) yields the protein MGKHWPAVCALILALGAYVHFDTAFAAETECKTTARPGICPRRNWGAGLCAEFCSSDSDCPNNEKCCSNGCGHECIAPYKVKPGRCALPQGTSMCAEYCYHDGQCPGEQKCCRTTCGHACSEPLLMTVPSHKGCVXDGDRPADHKCSRPGICPRRNSVVGLCAEFCSSDIDCPNNEKCCSNGCGHECIAPYKVKPGRCALPQGTSMCAEYCYHDGQCPGEQKCCRTTCGHACSEPC from the exons ATGGGGAAACACTGGCCTGCAGTTTGTGCATTGATTTTAGCTCTCGGTGCATATGTGCACTTTGACACAGCTTTTGCTGCAGAGactgaatgcaaaacaacaG CAAGGCCAGGAATTTGTCCTCGCAGGAACTGGGGCGCAGGGCTGTGTGCTGAGTTTTGCTCCAGTGACAGTGACTGCCCCAACAATGAGAAATGCTGCTCCAATGGATGTGGACATGAGTGCATTGCACCCTACAAAG TGAAGCCAGGTCGCTGCGCCTTACCCCAGGGAACCTCCATGTGTGCTGAGTACTGCTATCATGATGGTCAGTGTCCGGGAGAGCAGAAGTGCTGCAGAACAACGTGCGGCCACGCCTGCAGCGAGCCCT TGCTCATGACTGTCCCATCACACAAGGGCTGTGT TGATGGAGACCGTCCTGCAGACCACAAATGCT CAAGGCCAGGAATTTGTCCTCGCAGGAACTCGGTCGTAGGGCTGTGTGCTGAGTTTTGCTCCAGTGACATTGACTGCCCCAACAATGAGAAATGCTGCTCCAATGGATGTGGACATGAGTGCATTGCACCCTACAAAG TGAAGCCAGGTCGCTGCGCCTTACCCCAGGGAACCTCCATGTGTGCTGAGTACTGCTATCATGATGGTCAGTGTCCGGGAGAGCAGAAGTGCTGCAGAACAACGTGCGGCCACGCCTGCAGCGAGCCCTGCTGA
- the pigt gene encoding GPI transamidase component PIG-T: MAAHRCICSALLAFLWVLSVITVTQSQDTSPPDGHRVAAADSPQTATETAGHTAGRPAAEATRWESTEVKEATPDESTAEEQDAPAADTAAPSTAPRPKDDFQEELVVRPLHSGDIYASFQFRTLWETDFTRGNKVSHYRLFPKSLGQVISKFSVRELHISFTQGYWRTMQWGQPFLPSPPGAELWVWFQDSVTDVDGTWKELTNVLSGIFCASLNFIDSTNTVQPSASFKPLGIVNEVTDHRFLRYATLPREIVCTENLTPWKKLLPCGSKAGLAVLLKSEKLFHSSFHSQAVHIRPVSPTSWELRQTLNVVFDLHTSGQGKREWSLFKMFSRTLTEACPLASSSKIYIDVTDNPQGEQFELSPATPLLSQAVVLGDRRTFSVYDLTQQITFGTVRSLNLLIRWKSSEGDMLRPLLHGERYVAGYGLQTGEIHTLMYNNHPYRSFPVLLLDSVPWYLRLYIHTLTVTSKGKDNKPSYIHYQPSKDRVRPHLLEMLVQLPPNSVTEVTVQFERALLKWTEYTPDPNHGFYVGSSVISSLVPSIVAMDTNSSRERPLFSSFFPCKEESSYFVRVYTEPLLVNLPTPDFSMPYNVICLTCTVVAVGYGSLYNLLTRSFQIEEPSPGLAKRIANIIRKMRGVPPL, from the exons ATGGCGGCTCACAGGTGCATCTGCTCGGCTCTGCTGGCGTTTCTCTGGGTTCTGTCGGTGATCACCGTCACACAGAGTCAAGACACAAGTCCGCCGGATGGCCACCGTGTCGCCGCGGCGGACAGTCCGCAAACAGCGACCGAGACAGCGGGACACACAGCCGGGCGGCCCGCGGCGGAGGCGACGCGGTGGGAGTCGACCGAGGTGAAAGAGGCGACTCCGGATGAATCTACAGCCGAGGAGCAGGACGCTCCTGCCGCTGACACCGCGGCCCCCTCCACCGCCCCCCGGCCCAAAGATGACttccaggaggagctggtggtcAGACCACTGCACTCCGGAGATATTTATGCCAGCTTCCAGTTCCGCACCCTGTGGGAGACTGACTTCACCAGGGGAAACAAAG TGTCCCACTACCGGTTGTTCCCCAAGTCTCTGGGCCAGGTCATCTCCAAGTTTTCAGTGCGAGAGCTGCACATCTCATTCACACAGGGCTACTGGAGGACCATGCAGTGGGGGCAGCCATTTCTGCCATCTCCTCCCGGGGCCGAACTCTGGGTGTGGTTCCAGGACTCTGTTACAGA tGTGGATGGCACATGGAAGGAGCTGACCAATGTTTTGTCAGGGATCTTCTGTGCTTCACTCAACTTCATTGACTCCACCAACACTGTCCAGCCCAGTGCTTCCTTCAAACCACTGGGAATCGTCAACG AAGTGACAGACCATCGCTTCCTTCGTTATGCCACCCTCCCACGAGAGATTGTTTGCACAGAGAATCTGACACCATGGAAGAAACTCTTGCCATGTGGATCCAAG GCCGGTCTCGCTGTCCTGCTGAAGTCAGAGAAACTCTTCCACAGCAGTTTTCATTCCCAGGCAGTGCACATCAGACCTGTGTCTCCCACGTCCTGGGAGCTCCGACAGACGCTGAACGTGGTCTTTGACCTGCACACGTCTGGACAGGGCAAACGAG AGTGGTCTCTGTTCAAGATGTTCTCTCGGACCCTGACAGAAGCTTGTCCACTGGCCTCCTCCAGTAAAATCTATATCGATGTCACAGACAACCCCCAG GGGGAGCAGTTTGAGCTGAGCCCGGCCACTCCCTTGCTGAGCCAGGCAGTGGTGCTGGGGGACAGACGGACCTTCTCCGTGTACGATCTGACCCAACAAATCACTTTTGGCACCGTGCGCTCCCTCAACCTGCTGATCCGTTGGAAATCCAGTGAAG GTGACATGCTGCGTCCTCTGCTCCACGGCGAGCGCTATGTGGCTGGTTACgggctgcagacaggagagattCACACACTGATGTACAACAATCACCCGTACAGATCTttccctgtgctgctgctggattcaGTTCCCTGGTATCTCCGTCTCTACATTCACACGCTCACTGTCACCAGCAAGGGAAAGGACAACAAGCCCA GCTACATCCACTACCAGCCATCTAAGGACCGTGTGAGGCCCCACCTGCTGGAGATGCTTGTCCAGCTTCCTCCCAACTCCGTCACCGAGGTCACCGTGCAGTTTGAGAGGGCTCTGCTCAAATGGACTGAATACACCCCCGATCCCAACCACGGCTTCTACGTCGG GTCTTCAGTAATCAGCTCTCTTGTACCAAGTATTGTCGCCATGGATACAAACAGCTCTCGGGAACGTCCCCTTTTTAGCAGCTT TTTTCCCTGTAAAGAGGAGTCCAGCTACTTTGTGCGTGTCTACACTGAACCCCTGCTGGTCAACCTGCCAACCCCAGACTTCAGCATGCCCTATAATGTCATCTGCCTGACCTGCACTGTGGTGGCTGTGGGTTACGGTTCCCTATACAACCTACTGACTCGAAGCTTTCAGATAGAAGAGCCCAGCCCAGGATTGGCCAAGCGGATAGCCAACATCATCCGCAAGATGCGGGGCGTGCCGCCCCTCTGA
- the phactr3a gene encoding phosphatase and actin regulator 3a isoform X3 — protein MATSDGLDGCLQRGRSQSDPNILTEPGIDLAHGTEVLDQQRVLRTGCLVSSVHTPPIRRNSKLATLGRIFKPWKWRKKKNEKLKQSSTDVALSSSLLCHDPNSPTHGCCSDGAVLLGGFGGSLNSNLTVSSVEYLGPEEEHPPSVAAPLQDCERVEENEPPQEEVGDERVHPAGDLPEGLQDMGDQVEDRPEEEIPPGTSPPQVPPKPMPQLSTGDDSGPVSLPAHLPNSYLPKEPPPRATESMASMTLPLRGPLANSSGSPHLGNMIHPPMPPSCIMEELQRAFASKNRQESVHEGCEQGSPPRLWCSDGRLSRSCSSENQHTLSLVGGCMGGGGSDWPKKEAEENKENMRLDQCFSNTSGLPNDLEGWNDSVISGTLPRRLRKELLAVKLRNRPSKQELEDRNIFPARSDQERQEIRQQIEMKLAKRLSQRPNVEELESRNILKQRNDQTEQEERREIKQRLNRKLNQRPTVDELRDRKILIRFSDYVEVAKAQDYDRRADKPWTRLSAADKAAIRKELNEFKSTEMEVHSSSKHLTRFHRP, from the exons ATGGCTACATCGGATGGACTAGACGGCTGTCTGCAGCGAGGCAGATCTCAAAGTGACCCGAACATACTCACCGAACCGGGCATCGACCTGGCACACGGCACAG AGGTGCTGGACCAGCAGAGGGTGCTGAGGACGGGTTGCCTGGTGAGCAGCGTCCACACTCCACCCATCCGGCGAAACAGCAAACTGGCCACCCTGGGGCGCATCTTCAAGCCCTGgaagtggagaaaaaagaaaaatgagaagCTCAAGCAGAGTTCCACAG ATGTAGCATTATCCAGTAGCCTTCTATGCCACGACCCGAACTCTCCCACCCACGGCTGCTGCTCGGACGGTGCAGTCCTGCTCGGAGGATTCGGGGGATCTTTGAACTCAAACCTCACAGTCAGCAGTGTGGAATACCTGGGTCCTGAGGAGGAGCATCCCCCTTCAG TAGCCGCCCCTCTCCAGGACTGCGAACGAGTGGAGGAGAATGAACCGCcgcaggaggaggtgggagacgAGAGGGTGCACCCTGCTGGGGATTTACCCGAGGGGCTGCAGGACATGGGAGACCAGGTGGAAGACAGACCAGAGGAGGAGATTCCTCCGGGTACCTCCCCACCACAAGTACCTCCGAAACCGATGCCTCAGCTGAGTACTGGAGATG aTTCAGGGCCTGTGTCGCTCCCTGCTCACCTGCCAAACTCCTACCTCCCCAAGGAGCCTCCCCCCAGGGCCACAGAAAGCATGGCTTCGATGACCCTGCCTCTACGAGGGCCACTGGCCAACTCCTCAGGGTCACCACATCTAGGCAATATGATACATCCTCCCATGCCCCCTAGCTGCATTATGGAGGAACTGCAGAGAGCATTCGCTTCCAAGAACAGGCAGGAAAG TGTCCATGAAGGGTGTGAGCAGGGCTCACCCCCGCGGCTGTGGTGTTCTGACGGGCGGCTCTCTCGCTCATGCAGCTCTGAGAACCAGCACACGCTGTCTTTGGTGGGCGGCTGTATGGGCGGCGGAGGGTCCGACTGGCCcaagaaggaggcagaggagaacaAGGAGAACATGCGGCTGGACCAGTGCTTCTCCAACACCTCGGGCCTCCCCAACGACCTGGAAGGCTGGAACGACTCCGTCATCTCTG GCACACTTCCTCGCAGGCTGAGGAAGGAGCTGCTGGCTGTAAAGCTACGAAACAGGCCCAGCAAACAGGAGTTAGAGGACAGGAATATCTTTCCAGCAAGAAGCGACCAGGAGCGGCAGGAAATTCGCCAGCAGATTGAAATGAAACTGGCCAA GAGGCTGAGCCAGAGACCCaatgtggaggagctggagagtcGGAATATCCTGAAAC agagaaatgaccagacagagcaggaggagaggagggagatcaAACAGCGGCTAAACAGAAAG CTCAACCAGCGGCCCACGGTAGACGAGCTGCGAGACAGAAAGATTCTGATCCGCTTCAGCGACTACGTGGAGGTGGCCAAAGCTCAGGACTACGACCGGAGAGCAGACAAGCCCTGGACTCGGCTCTCGGCAGCAGATAag
- the phactr3a gene encoding phosphatase and actin regulator 3a isoform X2: MATSDGLDGCLQRGRSQSDPNILTEPGIDLAHGTVEVLDQQRVLRTGCLVSSVHTPPIRRNSKLATLGRIFKPWKWRKKKNEKLKQSSTDVALSSSLLCHDPNSPTHGCCSDGAVLLGGFGGSLNSNLTVSSVEYLGPEEEHPPSAAPLQDCERVEENEPPQEEVGDERVHPAGDLPEGLQDMGDQVEDRPEEEIPPGTSPPQVPPKPMPQLSTGDDSGPVSLPAHLPNSYLPKEPPPRATESMASMTLPLRGPLANSSGSPHLGNMIHPPMPPSCIMEELQRAFASKNRQESVHEGCEQGSPPRLWCSDGRLSRSCSSENQHTLSLVGGCMGGGGSDWPKKEAEENKENMRLDQCFSNTSGLPNDLEGWNDSVISGTLPRRLRKELLAVKLRNRPSKQELEDRNIFPARSDQERQEIRQQIEMKLAKRLSQRPNVEELESRNILKQRNDQTEQEERREIKQRLNRKLNQRPTVDELRDRKILIRFSDYVEVAKAQDYDRRADKPWTRLSAADKAAIRKELNEFKSTEMEVHSSSKHLTRFHRP; the protein is encoded by the exons ATGGCTACATCGGATGGACTAGACGGCTGTCTGCAGCGAGGCAGATCTCAAAGTGACCCGAACATACTCACCGAACCGGGCATCGACCTGGCACACGGCACAG TAGAGGTGCTGGACCAGCAGAGGGTGCTGAGGACGGGTTGCCTGGTGAGCAGCGTCCACACTCCACCCATCCGGCGAAACAGCAAACTGGCCACCCTGGGGCGCATCTTCAAGCCCTGgaagtggagaaaaaagaaaaatgagaagCTCAAGCAGAGTTCCACAG ATGTAGCATTATCCAGTAGCCTTCTATGCCACGACCCGAACTCTCCCACCCACGGCTGCTGCTCGGACGGTGCAGTCCTGCTCGGAGGATTCGGGGGATCTTTGAACTCAAACCTCACAGTCAGCAGTGTGGAATACCTGGGTCCTGAGGAGGAGCATCCCCCTTCAG CCGCCCCTCTCCAGGACTGCGAACGAGTGGAGGAGAATGAACCGCcgcaggaggaggtgggagacgAGAGGGTGCACCCTGCTGGGGATTTACCCGAGGGGCTGCAGGACATGGGAGACCAGGTGGAAGACAGACCAGAGGAGGAGATTCCTCCGGGTACCTCCCCACCACAAGTACCTCCGAAACCGATGCCTCAGCTGAGTACTGGAGATG aTTCAGGGCCTGTGTCGCTCCCTGCTCACCTGCCAAACTCCTACCTCCCCAAGGAGCCTCCCCCCAGGGCCACAGAAAGCATGGCTTCGATGACCCTGCCTCTACGAGGGCCACTGGCCAACTCCTCAGGGTCACCACATCTAGGCAATATGATACATCCTCCCATGCCCCCTAGCTGCATTATGGAGGAACTGCAGAGAGCATTCGCTTCCAAGAACAGGCAGGAAAG TGTCCATGAAGGGTGTGAGCAGGGCTCACCCCCGCGGCTGTGGTGTTCTGACGGGCGGCTCTCTCGCTCATGCAGCTCTGAGAACCAGCACACGCTGTCTTTGGTGGGCGGCTGTATGGGCGGCGGAGGGTCCGACTGGCCcaagaaggaggcagaggagaacaAGGAGAACATGCGGCTGGACCAGTGCTTCTCCAACACCTCGGGCCTCCCCAACGACCTGGAAGGCTGGAACGACTCCGTCATCTCTG GCACACTTCCTCGCAGGCTGAGGAAGGAGCTGCTGGCTGTAAAGCTACGAAACAGGCCCAGCAAACAGGAGTTAGAGGACAGGAATATCTTTCCAGCAAGAAGCGACCAGGAGCGGCAGGAAATTCGCCAGCAGATTGAAATGAAACTGGCCAA GAGGCTGAGCCAGAGACCCaatgtggaggagctggagagtcGGAATATCCTGAAAC agagaaatgaccagacagagcaggaggagaggagggagatcaAACAGCGGCTAAACAGAAAG CTCAACCAGCGGCCCACGGTAGACGAGCTGCGAGACAGAAAGATTCTGATCCGCTTCAGCGACTACGTGGAGGTGGCCAAAGCTCAGGACTACGACCGGAGAGCAGACAAGCCCTGGACTCGGCTCTCGGCAGCAGATAag
- the phactr3a gene encoding phosphatase and actin regulator 3a isoform X1: MATSDGLDGCLQRGRSQSDPNILTEPGIDLAHGTVEVLDQQRVLRTGCLVSSVHTPPIRRNSKLATLGRIFKPWKWRKKKNEKLKQSSTDVALSSSLLCHDPNSPTHGCCSDGAVLLGGFGGSLNSNLTVSSVEYLGPEEEHPPSVAAPLQDCERVEENEPPQEEVGDERVHPAGDLPEGLQDMGDQVEDRPEEEIPPGTSPPQVPPKPMPQLSTGDDSGPVSLPAHLPNSYLPKEPPPRATESMASMTLPLRGPLANSSGSPHLGNMIHPPMPPSCIMEELQRAFASKNRQESVHEGCEQGSPPRLWCSDGRLSRSCSSENQHTLSLVGGCMGGGGSDWPKKEAEENKENMRLDQCFSNTSGLPNDLEGWNDSVISGTLPRRLRKELLAVKLRNRPSKQELEDRNIFPARSDQERQEIRQQIEMKLAKRLSQRPNVEELESRNILKQRNDQTEQEERREIKQRLNRKLNQRPTVDELRDRKILIRFSDYVEVAKAQDYDRRADKPWTRLSAADKAAIRKELNEFKSTEMEVHSSSKHLTRFHRP; this comes from the exons ATGGCTACATCGGATGGACTAGACGGCTGTCTGCAGCGAGGCAGATCTCAAAGTGACCCGAACATACTCACCGAACCGGGCATCGACCTGGCACACGGCACAG TAGAGGTGCTGGACCAGCAGAGGGTGCTGAGGACGGGTTGCCTGGTGAGCAGCGTCCACACTCCACCCATCCGGCGAAACAGCAAACTGGCCACCCTGGGGCGCATCTTCAAGCCCTGgaagtggagaaaaaagaaaaatgagaagCTCAAGCAGAGTTCCACAG ATGTAGCATTATCCAGTAGCCTTCTATGCCACGACCCGAACTCTCCCACCCACGGCTGCTGCTCGGACGGTGCAGTCCTGCTCGGAGGATTCGGGGGATCTTTGAACTCAAACCTCACAGTCAGCAGTGTGGAATACCTGGGTCCTGAGGAGGAGCATCCCCCTTCAG TAGCCGCCCCTCTCCAGGACTGCGAACGAGTGGAGGAGAATGAACCGCcgcaggaggaggtgggagacgAGAGGGTGCACCCTGCTGGGGATTTACCCGAGGGGCTGCAGGACATGGGAGACCAGGTGGAAGACAGACCAGAGGAGGAGATTCCTCCGGGTACCTCCCCACCACAAGTACCTCCGAAACCGATGCCTCAGCTGAGTACTGGAGATG aTTCAGGGCCTGTGTCGCTCCCTGCTCACCTGCCAAACTCCTACCTCCCCAAGGAGCCTCCCCCCAGGGCCACAGAAAGCATGGCTTCGATGACCCTGCCTCTACGAGGGCCACTGGCCAACTCCTCAGGGTCACCACATCTAGGCAATATGATACATCCTCCCATGCCCCCTAGCTGCATTATGGAGGAACTGCAGAGAGCATTCGCTTCCAAGAACAGGCAGGAAAG TGTCCATGAAGGGTGTGAGCAGGGCTCACCCCCGCGGCTGTGGTGTTCTGACGGGCGGCTCTCTCGCTCATGCAGCTCTGAGAACCAGCACACGCTGTCTTTGGTGGGCGGCTGTATGGGCGGCGGAGGGTCCGACTGGCCcaagaaggaggcagaggagaacaAGGAGAACATGCGGCTGGACCAGTGCTTCTCCAACACCTCGGGCCTCCCCAACGACCTGGAAGGCTGGAACGACTCCGTCATCTCTG GCACACTTCCTCGCAGGCTGAGGAAGGAGCTGCTGGCTGTAAAGCTACGAAACAGGCCCAGCAAACAGGAGTTAGAGGACAGGAATATCTTTCCAGCAAGAAGCGACCAGGAGCGGCAGGAAATTCGCCAGCAGATTGAAATGAAACTGGCCAA GAGGCTGAGCCAGAGACCCaatgtggaggagctggagagtcGGAATATCCTGAAAC agagaaatgaccagacagagcaggaggagaggagggagatcaAACAGCGGCTAAACAGAAAG CTCAACCAGCGGCCCACGGTAGACGAGCTGCGAGACAGAAAGATTCTGATCCGCTTCAGCGACTACGTGGAGGTGGCCAAAGCTCAGGACTACGACCGGAGAGCAGACAAGCCCTGGACTCGGCTCTCGGCAGCAGATAag